The sequence below is a genomic window from Schistocerca nitens isolate TAMUIC-IGC-003100 chromosome 4, iqSchNite1.1, whole genome shotgun sequence.
TTGCCCTTGAAACTGGGGTTGCAAAATCACAGTGGCACATTGAAACAATATTAGGCCTTTAAAGTTCTACcattataaaaaatttcatcctTGGTTCATGGTCAGTTGGATAAAAATGGCGGGAGGGTAGAGTTTTGTCCTCGGGCTCGTCTGTGTCCTCAGGCTCCTCTGCCAACATACTGGATTAAATCTCTGTCTCTACAGTCTGTCTTGGTGTAACAAAATATTGATGTTGATTTGTCTGCTGGATGGGGACCTTTTTGTCAGAAATAGGCATGTACTCTAGCTGTTAAATCATAACTAAGCCAGATAACATACATTTTTAATACACTAACAGCTAATCTTTCTGTTATGCACACTATAACTGTAATAGAGGTACCATGAAAACGTATAGGCCTACCAAAAGCTCAGACTTAACTTCTGCACTGCTCTTTGCTGTTGCCCAGAAATTAATACCACAGTCCTTAGTAGCCGAATAACTCCCATCACATTTTCTAGTAATTTATCATGAAATTTCTCTTGCAGTAAAACATTTGAAGACACATCTACAACATTTATTTTCTAGTACACACTTGTGTTTCCATCTGTCTTACACTTATGAATCAGTTTTAGAACAGTCTCCAATTCTGCAAAAACATTGGTTAGAATGTAGGAATACCAAAAcacatttttaattcatttttatgcACACTGCTCTAGGTCATTAGCTAACAGCATTTTGCAGCACTCTGTGGTTTCATTTACATTCGGACACTGGAATGTACATGTTAATGCTGCTCAGTTCTTCCAGTAAAAGTCTACACAATACACAGGGAGGAGGTTAAGCCCACATATACACAAGCAGGATGGAAATGGTATTTAGAAAACAGTTAACAAATTCAAACAAATAAATCATTGTCAAGAATATTTCGCATTTCAGTTAAAGTTGCATAAAGTCGTCTTTGCACATCCCTTGAGGCAGATGCCCTTGCAAGCCCTTCTTTCTTATGCTCTGGATTAGCACAAATGCGAAGCAAAGCTGCTAAAGAGGGAGGGGTATGTTCTGACATTAGTAGTCCAGGTAGAACAAGTGTATTTGATAATGTCCATCCCAGAAAAATTTTTTCACACACTATCTGTAAATTGTTATTCACCACTGGAGCATCACAGCGCAATTTCTTGAGGTTACACTTGGAACGGCAATCGAAGTAATCACAGTCTTCATGCTTTGTACattgctgtccacctccagtgaTATGGCCCACAACTGAACGTGGCAAAACGGAGTCCAGGTCTAAAAACTTGACTCTTTGTTCACCCTTTGTCAATCCGAAGTGACTCACCTTGACATCACACAAGTGAAAAGGCTCAGGCAGATTTGTATCTAGTTCATCTAGTAGGTCCATAATCATGACTGCCATTTTCACACGACCAGCCCAGTCATCACGGCTGTCAGACAGTGATAATATTGTTGGTGCACTTTTAATGGGTTCCACATATTCAACAGCGAAAAATGGCCCACATGTGCCTATCAGTTGTGGAAATAAATCCCTGTCGGCATACAAAACTGAGCACAGATATTCATTATCCTGTAACAGAgcccaaatatttttcatttcattatgCCGTTCGGAAATATCATTGTGTTTGGAGAAGCCTAAACGACTGAGCCTTTTCAGCTGATCATTTGATATTGACAAATTTAATTTCAGAGCGATAACATCGCGAATCATCATCTTAAATTCGTCTTCGTTTGGGTAATGTTCTAGGCCGCGAGTTTTGAGCCAAGTTACCGGTTCCGTGTATTCATCCTTTATCCTTTGCGAGGTTTTAAATACGAGACGTGTTCCCTCCCAGTCGGCCGAGAAGACTGCTTCCTTTCCGGCATGAAAAGCGTGGCACTTGAGAGAACGAATCTGCTTGTCTATGCACAGAGGTTTGCATAAATTACCGGTAGCTTCTCCTTTTCTGTATAGTTGGCACTATGTTAGTTTGGTTGGAGAAGAAAGAGAATTATTAGATGTATATAAGCTAATATATAGTTAGGTATTAGTCGGGAAGTTACGAGAAAAATAAATGTCACTAAGAGATCCCAGAATGTGACTTACCAGTTTGCCAACATGTTGCCAgctctctatgtttgtacacattaTGCCCCACTGAACTAGATAATACGTTGCTATTATGATCAACAGCAAGCATATTAAAGCACGATAGCGATTATTATACACAATGCCAGGGAGTCTATTTAAATGCAGCATTGTTCATATCTCTCAAATCACTACATATCTGCGATCACGGGGAGGAGCTCCGCGTACGGGAAACTTGTTCATCGGACTCACACAGCTACGACGCCCACTTTGCCAGTGCATCTGTCAATTATGTATGTCTGGGCTCTTGCGTCTCAAAGACTATACACTCCAGGAGCGAAGCAAGTGTCAGCAACATGAGCAACTTTGGTTCCAACCCTGGATTATGTCGTTGCGGGTTAGGATATCGGCAGTTCTGTCGATTGCACTTCGACCAGTAGTTGTCAACACGAGAAGTGCAGAAAACTGCATCTCCCATTTCTTTTCACAGTTCGTTAAGGAAATGGCGCCGTGGGCTGTGTTACGCAGCTCTGTAGCAGCGGACGCGCTGCGACCGTGGCGCTACTCCTTGTGCTGTGTTTGCCGGGTCAAGCTCTCCCCCCGTCGCGTTGTTCGGTGCGTCGTCTGCTAGCGACCTTGTTGCGTCCTTGCGACAGAGGGCGGGTCGTCTGGAGTGCTGTCGCTACTgaagaatttttattttcattctgatTGCTCTTATTTAATAGAACCTGGCGCCGCTAAAGCTGTGCAGCTCCGACAGGTTGGTTCTCTTTTTCTCTGCGCATGTTATGCCGTGTAGATAACGTAACGGACAGTTTAGAAAGTTTTAGTAAATGCGATTAGCAGCGCTTTCGAATTCTATTTTCCAATTTGTTTAGATTAGACAGCAGGGCTCGTTGCTGCATTTTGCTTGACCAGTGCCaacgaaagatatgcaaataagtGATGTATACCAGTTGTCACAGTAACGCTATGTTAATGTTATGTGCATGTTATCATTTTGGAAGCGATTTTAACGCTTATTGACTAGCAATAAAGGTATGATAACCAAAGCTAAGGAAAGAACCAGATTGCACCAAATACGTGCAACTGTTCCAGTAGTATGTGGATACAGCTGGCGCCCAGAAATTCTAATAGGCTACTATTGCAGCAAAGTACATCGCGCTTCGTCGTTGCACGAAGAATTTGAAGTAATAATGATTTCAGAATAttatttttttgcttgttggaGGAAGGTCTGCGAACACCGGTCTCAagggactgttttgatttttgacctTCACAATCTGACCTCTGTTGTCGCGCCATCGCGAAATTGTCAGCTCGCACTCACCGTCACGGTCTTGTAAGTGTTTATAGTTCGACTTAGGTGCTCGTAAATAGTGAGCATCGATGTGTGACAGCGTTTCCTCAGTGGCTAACCGATCTCACCATGGAgcatgatattaaataatttctctCTATGGACCCTTGTTCGActctgtgccttattgtacagaACGTGTCTCTTTGTGTGGTTTTCAAGGTTATTTTCCAATAGACAGAATATTCCCTCATATTTGTGGTGCTTCGCAGGCACGAAAGATAAATATCGGGGTAACTGTTCGTTATTAGCTTTCCGTGTCGCTCAATGTCACCGAATCTCCTGACGAAAGTTTCAGTGAAGAAATGAGAATAATTTCGCAAATGACCAACAATGGTAATTTGATAGTTAAAGCTCTGTCAACTACAGCTGCAGTATAATCAGTATTTTTGGAAGCTGTCATGATCTAAAATCCAATTCGATAATTTGTAAGTAGACTACTTCATGCACATGAAGACTGAAAGGCCAGTTGCTGAGTAGCTAGTATACAGCGACTCGTACAAATGAGACGCAGCTCGCACATCCTTTCAAGCCACATCAGTTCGCGTCTCAGCACGGGAGAGTGTTATGAAATATGTAGGGCCTATGGAATTCTAATTTGCGCACAGACTCAAGAGAGTAAATTTAAAATGGCTTAATGATTATTTCAACAACAGAATCATGAGGTGCAGCTCTAAAAGTGGAATAGCAGATGAGGATCTTCTTACAACAGGAGACCATAGTTTTCAGTGTCGCGTTGCAGAAATATTAGTGTTTCTCAGAGTACGGTATTAAAAGCCTTTTGGGAAGTAGCGACCTCAATAAAAGATTGGACTGAATTTCCTGCAACTACGATTGCTCCTGAAATAGCCAAGACCAAATGGCAAGAAcgttatatacgagggctattcggaaagtaaggaacgatcggtggcGAAATGCAAACGCAATcaaaattaaaactgttttatttaccaAACCTTCTATCTCGTTTACATAGTCGCCGCTACGACTTGGAcatctgtcgtagtgttgtaccaactttctaataccctATCATAGAgggcagcctcctgtgctttccgacaattttctacgctggactgcagctggttgtctgtgccaaaatgttgtcttcaaagctgGCTGTTCATTTGAAGAGAGAGTAAAACCAATCGGTATCGTGGGTCATCAAACACTTACCATCGTAAACGCCGCAGGAGCGTCATTTCCCTTGTAGTGTGGGGCgacaactgtcatgaagaaggaactgcattatagttacgttatgtggggttgcttgaaatcaggcgaaatctctcgtcaGGTacccctacttggcgggagacactgttttctacaGTGGTTTTCAATTCGCGACTGATCGTTCCATACTTCCCGAATAGGCCTCGTGTTTCTAGACGCTATCGTGCAATCGAAAGCACACATGTGTTAATCAAAAAGCACATATATCTAGATCTATATACTACAAATCACCTTACGATGTGTGGAagagggtattttgtgtaccactgtcacccccccccccccccccacacacacacacacacactcgcttaaaaaaaaaaaataaataaaatgtgtgtgaaatcttatgggacttaactgctaaagtcataaatcccgaagcttacacactacttaacctaaattatcctaaggacaaacacacacgaccatgcctgagggaggactcgaacctccgccgggatcagccgcacagccctcGCTCTCCCCTTTCATGTTCCAGCTGGTTTACGTCGCATGTGagtcgaatctctctcattttaccttcACTTTTTTTTGCCTTCGTAGTaggtaggcggaagcaatatatcgGCCGACTCTTGAAGGAGAGTACACTCTCGGAATTTTTaccagtaaaatggctctgagcactatgggactcaactgctgaggtcattagtcccctagaacttagaactagttaaacctaactaacctaaggacataacaaacatccatgcccgaggcaggattcgaacctgcgaccgtagcggtcttgcggttccagactgcagcgcctttaaccgcacggccacttcggccggctttttaccAGTAAACCACAACGTAATCCACAACATCTCTCTACAGGCCTCTGTAGCTGAAGTTGAAAGAGCATCTCCCTggtgctttcgtgcttactaaatgaacctgtaacgaaacacggTGCTCTTCTTGAGATCTTATCTGCTCCCTCTTTCAATCCTATGTGGTAGAGATCCCAGACCGACGAGGAATTTTCAAGTATTGGTCGAGGGTTTTGTGAGCTACCTCGTTTGTGCCTGACCTacatttcttaggattcttccagtgaatctcattctggcatctgtgtTACCTGCGATTAGTTTCATGCGGTCGTTCTGCTTTAAATAGCTCCGTACGCACACTCGTagatacactctaagataaaaaataaaaagacgcactacgaaggaatcatccgaatgatGTGGAAGTTAAGAAATAGTTATTTGAGCTGtatatgtatagacaaacaaatgattaaaatttcagagacATTGGATGAGTAAGTCAATAACTCGCTGGTCCAACCCTGGCACTGGGTTTGGcagacacgaagacaagcagtagaaactatcgccttgtgcaggcaggcattatcttgctgaaatgtaaagccaggttggcttgccatgaagagcaagaaAACGGTGCATAGAATATCGTCAACTGACCGCTGTTCTGTGAGGGTGCCGCCGATGTCAACTACACGGGTCTTGCTGTGAAACGAAATGTCACGCCAGACCATCGTACCTGGCTGTCAGGCagtatgacgggcgacagtcaggttggtaccccgccGCTGTCCGGGCCGTCTCCAGacgtgtcttcggcctggaatctcattgattgaagtagaattgtcttcagtgatgagtcccgcttcgaaatgagccccgatgaccaatgaAGACGATTCTGGAGACGCCCAAGACAGCAGTCGCATACCAACCTggctcggtcacaggttcgaaacctgcctctggcatggatgtatgtggtgttcttagattagttaggtttaagtagttctaagttctgggggactgatgacctcagaagttaagtcccatagtactcagagccatttgaaccaacctggcaGCCGCTCGCCTTACGGCACGACGGCCAGGAGTCACGGTGTggtgtaccatttcatttcatagtaggacctcTTTTGTTTTGTCTACGTCGACGATACTCTCCGCCCCGCTTTGTTGTCCTTTACAGCAAGCAatcctgggctttcatttcagcaagatacactactgcccattaaaattgctacacgaagaagaaatccagatgataaacgggtattcattggacaaatatattatactagaactgacatgtgattacattttcacgcaatttggatgtatagctcctgagaaatcagtacccagaacaaccaactctggccgtattaacggccttgatacgcctgggcattgagtcaaacagagcttggatggcgtgtacaggtacagctgcccatgcagcttcaacacgataccacagttgatcaagagtagtgactggcgtatcgtgacgagccagttaatcggccaccattggccagacgttttcagttggtgagagatctggagaatgtggtggccagggcagcagtcgaacattttctgtatccagaaaggcccgtacaggacctgcaacatgcggtcgtgcattatcctgctgaaatgtagggtttcgggtttcgcagggatcgaatgaagggtagagccaggagtcgtaacacatctgaaatgtaacgtccactgttcaaagtgccgtcaatgtgaacaacaggtgaccgagacgtgtaaccaatggcaccccataccatcacgccgggtgataagccagtatagcgatgacgaatacacgcttccaatgtgcgttcaccgctatgtcgccaaacacggatgtgaccatcatgatgctgtaaacggaacctggattcatccgaaaaaatgacgttttgccattcgtgaacccaggttcgtcattgagtacaccatcgcgggcgctcctgtctgtgatgcagcgtcaaggggaaccgcaggcatggtctacgagctgatagtccatgctgctgcaaacgtcgtcgaactgttcgtgcagatgattgttgtcttgcaaacgtccccatctgttgattcagggatcgagacgtggctgcacgatccgttacagccatgcggataagatgcatgtcatctcgactgctagtgatacgaggccgttgggatccagcacggcgttccgtattaccctcctgaacgcaccgattccatattctgctaacagtcattggatctcgaccaacgcgagcagcgatgtcgcaatatgataaaccgcaatggcgataggcttcaacccgacctttatcacagtcggaaacgtgacggtactcatttctcctccttacacgaggcatcacaacaacgtttcaccctgcaacgcctgtcagctgctgtttgtgtatgagaaatcggttggaaagtttcctcatgtcagcacgttgtaggtgtcggcaccggcgccacccttgtgtgagtgctctgaaaagctaatcatttgcatatcacagcatcttcttcctgtcggttaaatttcgcgtctgtagcacatcttcgtggtgtagcaattttaatggccaatagtgtaatatccgcccgcacacggcgagagtttcttctgcttgtcttcatgtttgccaaacaCTGCCATGGCCaataaggtcgccgaatctctccgcagttgtgaacgtttggaacattatgggcaggaccctccaaccagctcgcgattttgacgatctaacccgccATTTAGAGAGAATTTGACACAacccccaggaggacatccaacaactctatcaatcaatgccaatccgtataactgcttacataagggacagacgtggaccaacgcattattgacttgctcagtttgtgaacctctttaccttgaatgaataattcagttttttaaaaattgtaatccttcgtttgtctgtacatgttcatcacatctagcgatttccatcccatttaccATTTggagtgtcgtcctaaccgccgtctgcttacgtctactgtgcagcgagctaccttaatttaagtataaactgtatttttcttacttgtcacttcttcttccatgtgtttttgcttttaggaagctttaattgtcgagtgctattaatagtgttacatagatttcgtgtttgttttgaatacagtcagagagagtccctttagtcaaccatagtgccagtagtgctagtgtttgttttcaatacagtccagagacaggtagtgctattttctacaagaagtggctagcaatcacagtttaatcaataatcagccgcctttagtgaattagcagtctagttaaaagttgattaactctcttcagtaaattgatcccttaggatggataggatgtgtgactgctgtgtacggacgcaggaggagctggccactgttcgcgaacagctgaacgtgttgatggccgcggtcagccgtcttcaggccgctgcctcggagtgtagcggcagtggggagtctggtgcgtcgcatggtacaccccaggtgttacatgcttcacccactgtccctgctgtcgagacattttcgcgggtaccgggcgcggttgggccaccctctccccaaggggagtggcgggttcagcggcgttcgcggcgcacgaggcggagggtaaatgtggaggctggccgtgtgacatcgcccgctctgcctgtgagtggacatgtggctgctccttcagcaaggtccgagcaggcacacggggggaggggtttattagttattgggagctccaacgttaggcgggtgatggagccccttagggaaatagcggaaaggtcggggaagaaggccagtgttcactctgtctgcttgccagggggtctcatccgagatgtggaggaggccctaccggcggcgatagagagcactgggtgcacccgactgcaaattgttgctcatgttggcaccaatgactcctgccatctgggttcagaggtcatcctcagttcgtacaggcggttggcggaattggtgaaggcggaaagcctcgctcgcggggtggaatcagagctaactatttgtagtatcgttcccaaaaccgatcgcggtcctctggtttggagccgagtggaaggcttaaaccagagactcagacgattctgcagagatctggggtgcaaatttctcgacctccgctatcgggtggagaaatgtagggtccccctgaataggtcaggcgtgcgctACACGCGGGAAGCGGCAACAAGGGTAGCGgaatacgtgtggagtgcacatgggggttttttagtttagagaattccctccctaggcccgacaagacgcctcctgagacgcggcaaggtaggagtaggcaaaatgcaacagggaataacaatattaatgtgctaatagtaaactgcaggagcgtctatagaaaggtcccagaactgctctcattaataaactgtcacaacgcccatatagtactagggacagaaagttggctgaaaccagacgtaaacagtaatgaaatcctaaactcagattggaatgtataccacagaaacaggctggacagtgaagggggaggcgtgtttatagcgataagaagtgcaatagtatcgaaggaaattgacggagatccgaaatgtgaaatgatttgggtgaaggtcacggttaaagcaggctcagacatggtaattggatgtccctataggccccctggctcagcagctgttgtggctgagcacctgaaggataatttggaaaatatttcgagtagatttccccaccatgttatagttctgtgtggagattttaatttgccggatatagactgggagactcaaacgttcataacgggtggcagggacaaagaatccagtgaaatttttttaagtgctttatctgaaaactaccttgagcagttaaacagagaaccgactcgtggcgataacatattagaccttctggtgacaaacagacccgaactatttgaaacagttaacgcagaacagggaatcagcgatcataaagcggttacggcatcgatgatttcagccgtaaatagaaatattaaaaaaggtaggaagatttttctgtttagcaaaagtgacaaaaagcagattacagagtacctgagggctcaacacaaaagttttgtctcaagtacagatagtgttgaggatcagtggacaaagttcaaaaccatcgtacaatatgcgttagatgagtatgtgccaagcaagatcgtaagaggtggaaaagagccaccgtggtacaacaaccgagttagaatactgctgcggaagcaaaggtaacttcacagcaaacataaacatagccaaagctttgcagacaaacaaaaactacgcgaagcgaaatgtagtgtgaggagggctatacgagaggcgttcaatgaattcgaaagtaaagttctatgtactgacttggcagaaaatcctaagaaattttggtcttatgtcaaagcggtaggtggatcaaaacaaaatgtccagacactctgtgaccaaaatggtactgaaacagaggatgacagactaaaggccgaaatactaaatgtctttttccaaagctgtttcacagaggaagactgcactgtagttccttctctagattgtcgcacagatgacaaaatggtagatatcgaaatagacgacagagggatagagaaacaattaaaatcgctcaaaagaggaaaggccgctggagctgatgggataccagttcgattttacacagagtacgcgaaggaacttacccccttcttgcagcggtgtaccgtaggtctctagaagagcgtagcgttccaaaggattggaaaaggacacaggttatccccgttttcaagaagggacgtcgaacagatgtgcagaactataggcctatatctctaacgtcgatcagttgtagaattttggaacacgtattatgttcgagtacaatgacttttctggagactagaaatctactctgtaggaatcagcatgggtttcgaaaaagacggtcgtgtgaaacccagctcgcgctattcgtccacgagactcagagggccatagacacgggttcacaggtagatgccgtgtttcttgacttccgcaaggcgatcgatacagttccccacagtcgtttaatgaacaaagtaagagcatatggactatcagacctattgtgtgattggattgaggagttcctagataacagaacgcagcatgtcattctcaatggagagaagttctccgaagtaagagtgatttcaggtgtgccacaggggagtgtcataggaccgttgccattcacaatatacataaatgacctggtggatgacatcgtaagttcactgaggctttttgcagattatgctgtggtgtatcgagaggttgtaacaatggaaaattgtactgaaatgcaggaggatctgcagcgaattgacgcatggtgcagggaatagcaattgaatctcaatgtagacaagtgtaatgtgctgcgaatgcatggaaagatagatcccttatcatttagctacaaaatagcaggtcagcaactggaagcagttaattccataaattatctgggagtacgcattaggagtgatttaaaatggaatgatcatataaagttgatcgtcggtaaagcagatgccagactgagattcattggaagaatcctaaggaaatgcaatccgaaaacaaaggaagtaggttacagtacgcttgttcgcccactgcttgaatactgctcagcagtgtgggatccgtaccagatagggttgatagaagagatagagaagatccaacggagagcagcgcgcttcgttacaggatcatttagtgatcgcgaaagcgttacggagatgatagataaacttcagtggaagactctgcaggagagacgctcagtagctcggtacgggcttttgttaaagtttcgacaacataccttcacctaagagtccagcagtatattgctccctcctacgtatatctcgcgaagagaccttgaggataaaatcatagagattagagcccacacagaagcataccgacaatccttctttccacgaacaatacgagactggaacagaagggagaaccgatagaggtactcaaggtaccctccgccacacaccgtcaggtggcttgcggagtatggatgtagatgtagatgtagatggataatttattcgtggtgcgtcggtttttTCTGTTAGGGTGTATTTAAcggatttaactgcttccagtgactgttctgcaatcgtGCAATCATGCAGTAATGggtctgggttcaaatggctctgagcactatgggacttaacttctgaggtcatcagtcccctagaacttagaactactgaaacctaactaacctaaggacatcacacacatccatgcccgaggcaggattcgaacctgcaaccgtagcagtcgcgcggttccggtctgagtgcctagaaccgctcggtaaccgGGGCTCActaatgggtctttctgcctatttatgtgcaatacttTACATACGTTTACGCTGAGAGTCAACTGCCaaaccctgcaccaagcgtcaatgaTCTCTTTACTGTTGGACTTCTCTGCCTACAACAGCATTATCCACGGAAATCCTCATCGAGCTTCCGACGTTATTGACTAcgccatttatgtatgttgtgaaaaataataaaaatgttcaaatgtgtgtgaaatcttatgggacccaactgctaatgtcaccagtccctaagcttacacactgcttaacctaaattatcctaaggacaaacacacacacccatgcccgagggaggactcgaacctccgccgggaccagccgcacagtccacgactgcagcggaaAAATAATAGTCGTCTAACATTTCCTTGGGGGTAAGCCTGAAGCTGCCACTACATCTGACCATCTCTCTCCGTTACGAATTACATGCTTTGCTCTTTTTGCGagaaactcttcaatctaatcatgCAGTTGGTCTGATACTTCGTACGTATTTTGTTCATCAGacagcagtgcggaactgtatcgaacactttctggaagtcaagaaagacAG
It includes:
- the LOC126251818 gene encoding divergent protein kinase domain 1C isoform X1; protein product: MLHLNRLPGIVYNNRYRALICLLLIIIATYYLVQWGIMCTNIESWQHVGKLCQLYRKGEATGNLCKPLCIDKQIRSLKCHAFHAGKEAVFSADWEGTRLVFKTSQRIKDEYTEPVTWLKTRGLEHYPNEDEFKMMIRDVIALKLNLSISNDQLKRLSRLGFSKHNDISERHNEMKNIWALLQDNEYLCSVLYADRDLFPQLIGTCGPFFAVEYVEPIKSAPTILSLSDSRDDWAGRVKMAVMIMDLLDELDTNLPEPFHLCDVKVSHFGLTKGEQRVKFLDLDSVLPRSVVGHITGGGQQCTKHEDCDYFDCRSKCNLKKLRCDAPVVNNNLQIVCEKIFLGWTLSNTLVLPGLLMSEHTPPSLAALLRICANPEHKKEGLARASASRDVQRRLYATLTEMRNILDNDLFV